AGTCATCTCGGCGCTGGAACTCCGCGGAATCACCGTTCTGCTGAAGGGGGTCCAGCCGGAGCACCTGGAACTTGTGACCAACGTGGGTGTGATCCGTTCCCTCCGGCACCACAAGCACCTGTTCAGCACACTGCCGGCGGCCGTGGACCACGCCCGCAGCCATGTGCTGCGGAATGCCGCTGCTAGCGCTTGAGGTTCTTCCGGATCTGCTGGCCCCGCACCACGATCCCCACAACGTGCAGGACCAGGCCAGCGCCGATCACCGGCAGTGACGCGACGGCGAGGCCCTGGTTGCCGGAAGTGTTGCCCACCAGGTTGAGGACAATGCCGACGGCGATCAGGCCCATGGCGCTGAAAACGAGCACCTTGTAGGAGGTGGATGCGGTGGCCCAGAATTCGTTCAGCACCGTCCCATTCTATGTGCCGGCCTCAGAACAACGATTCCTGCACGGCCGGAACTTCCGAAGAATGGTGGTCTCCGAAATCCACGCTCCGGGCCTTCAGCTGCCCTAGGTTCACCACGAACTCAAGTTCGGTGCCTTCCAGGGCAGCCACGGCGATACTTCCGCTCAGCGCGGCAATCCGGAATCCGTGTGCTCCACGGCCCAGGTCCTGCGGGTAAGCGTGCCGGACCGCGGCCGCGCACGCCCGGTCTGCAAGGACCGGCCGGACCCACTGTTCGTCCACCACCCCGAACCCCTCCCCGCCGCCGCGGACCAGCAGTGCGCGTGCATCACCGGCCAGCTGCCGGTTCAGCGCATCAAGTTCGACGGCGGGTGCCGGTGCCGCCAGGGCGGCGGCCTTGGCTGCCGACCGGACCTGTTGCGGGAGCCCGGCGTCGCGGGTCAGCATGTCTTCAAGGATCCGGACCACCCGGCCGTCGTCCGCTCGCGCCACGTAGCGTGCCACCACGGCTCCCTGCTCGGCCAGCCGGTTCCATTTCCGTGGGTCCGAGGCGGTGCCGACCTTGCTGGCGCCGTTGGCGAACGTTGCCACGTACAGCCAGTGCTGCTGCATCAGGTAGGCGCGAAGCCCCGGCGGGACACCTCCGCCGCGGTGGAAGTCGTGGATGAGCCGGGAATCGTCCACCACGAAGCAGCGCTCGCACTGGCTCCCCCTGACGGCCGGCGCCTTGGCCGGGCAGAGGACGTGGTCCCGGTCAGCCGGGCCGTACACCTTGTGATGTCCAAGGCAGAACTTGCCTTCGGCGGCGACCCGGAAACCCAGCCGGCGGCCGGCGTCGAGCCCCACCTCCCGGAAACCGCCGGAAGGGTCCTGCAGGCGCATGACCGGAGTTCCGCCGTCGTGCTTTCCTGACCCGGGACCAGCCAGGGAACCGGGCGGCGCACCATCCCAAAAGACCCCGTGGACCAGATAGCGGGTATCGGTCACGGGGTCTCCTCTTGGCTGGGGCTGCGGCGGCGCTAGAGTGCCGGCTGCACCCCAAAGGCGACGGCGAGTTTCATGATCTTCTCGGCGCGGCCCAGGCGCGGCAGATCGGAGCCGTCGCGGATGACGCGGCCATTGGCTTCGAAGTCGGCCATGAAGTCCGTGGCCCAGGCGACGTCCGACGGCGTGGGGCTGATGACTTCGTTGATGACGTTGGTCTGGTCGATGGCCAGGCAGAGCTTGCCGGTCATGCCCATCATCACGGTGATGCCGGTCTGTTCGCGCAGGATCGGGTGGTTGGTTCCCACCGTGGGGCCGTCGATGGGGCCCGGGAGGTTGCCCACCCGGCTGGCAACAACCAGCTTGGCGCGCGGGTATGCCATGGCCTCGGGAGTGGCCGCCATGCCGGTGTCGCGGCGGAAATCGCCGGAACCGAACGCCAGGCGGAACGCGCCCTGGGCCTTGGCGATGTTGTTGGCTTCCTCGATGCCGACGGCGGATTCCACCAGCGGAATCACGGGGGTCTTGCCGTCCATGCGGTGGTAGCTCTCGGTGACCTGGTCAGCGGACTCGGTCTTAGCCAGCATGACGCCGAGCAGGCCCGGGGTTCCACGAAGGCCAGCGAGGTCAGCAGCCCAGAACGGGCTGGTTGCGTCGTTGATGCGCACCCAGGCCTGGCCGCCGGCAGTCAGCCAGTTGATGACGTGTTCGCGGGCGGCGTCCTTCTGCGAGGGGTCCACCGCGTCTTCGATGTCGAGAATGATCGAGTCCGCGCGCGACACGGCCGAGACGTCAAAAAGCTC
Above is a window of Arthrobacter sp. FB24 DNA encoding:
- a CDS encoding DUF3188 domain-containing protein; the encoded protein is MLNEFWATASTSYKVLVFSAMGLIAVGIVLNLVGNTSGNQGLAVASLPVIGAGLVLHVVGIVVRGQQIRKNLKR
- a CDS encoding DUF2797 domain-containing protein, with the protein product MTDTRYLVHGVFWDGAPPGSLAGPGSGKHDGGTPVMRLQDPSGGFREVGLDAGRRLGFRVAAEGKFCLGHHKVYGPADRDHVLCPAKAPAVRGSQCERCFVVDDSRLIHDFHRGGGVPPGLRAYLMQQHWLYVATFANGASKVGTASDPRKWNRLAEQGAVVARYVARADDGRVVRILEDMLTRDAGLPQQVRSAAKAAALAAPAPAVELDALNRQLAGDARALLVRGGGEGFGVVDEQWVRPVLADRACAAAVRHAYPQDLGRGAHGFRIAALSGSIAVAALEGTELEFVVNLGQLKARSVDFGDHHSSEVPAVQESLF
- a CDS encoding HpcH/HpaI aldolase/citrate lyase family protein, which translates into the protein MTTSTSAAVDTVRPERNIPAEIARSWLLVNAMKPELFDVSAVSRADSIILDIEDAVDPSQKDAAREHVINWLTAGGQAWVRINDATSPFWAADLAGLRGTPGLLGVMLAKTESADQVTESYHRMDGKTPVIPLVESAVGIEEANNIAKAQGAFRLAFGSGDFRRDTGMAATPEAMAYPRAKLVVASRVGNLPGPIDGPTVGTNHPILREQTGITVMMGMTGKLCLAIDQTNVINEVISPTPSDVAWATDFMADFEANGRVIRDGSDLPRLGRAEKIMKLAVAFGVQPAL